Proteins encoded by one window of Salinigranum rubrum:
- a CDS encoding ABC transporter substrate-binding protein, translating to MVADDTADATGTPVGADAIPRIGRSPDSELLIQQSHSSYILGYNTRKQHLSNPRFRHTLARLIDGEYIADTVIDGYGQPAVGPLWGTEWYPAELEWAEDNPLAGFLGNDGELHTDRVRDAFREAGYRYDGSKLIGGRA from the coding sequence ATGGTGGCTGATGATACCGCCGACGCGACCGGGACCCCCGTGGGAGCGGACGCTATCCCTCGTATCGGTCGCAGTCCTGACTCAGAACTTCTCATACAGCAATCTCACTCGTCGTACATCCTGGGCTATAATACGCGCAAGCAACACCTCAGTAATCCGCGATTTCGCCATACGCTCGCCAGATTGATCGATGGGGAGTATATTGCAGACACCGTCATCGATGGATACGGACAGCCCGCAGTCGGCCCGCTCTGGGGCACTGAGTGGTACCCGGCGGAACTCGAATGGGCAGAGGACAACCCTCTCGCGGGATTTCTCGGAAACGACGGGGAACTTCATACCGATCGGGTCCGGGATGCGTTCCGTGAGGCGGGGTACCGGTACGACGGCAGCAAGCTCATCGGAGGGAGAGCGTGA
- a CDS encoding phosphatase PAP2 family protein gives MTLLQVVLQVVAVVVALHVIGLYVFTSVRDGRTALRTARTNARRVAPAAMVLGVVLVANGLIRDAGVQLSWLIGINITRDIYAVEGEFVATVQSFATPELTAFFSFMYVFGYAFLLTFPVIMYVFHEDRVPLMTTIVAYSLNYGLGLVCYVAFIAYGPRNFMPELVDSLLYASWPQAQLLTSQVNVNTNVFPSLHTSLAATVTIIAYRFREPHSRWVPIAVFFATSIGLSTMYLGIHWLIDVVAGVVVAIISVAAALRITEKSTSGPHQLVSLRMTINRWLKNINR, from the coding sequence GTGACGCTACTACAGGTCGTGTTGCAGGTGGTAGCCGTGGTCGTCGCTCTTCACGTAATCGGGCTGTACGTTTTCACCTCCGTTCGAGACGGCCGAACTGCGCTTCGAACCGCCCGAACGAACGCTCGTCGCGTCGCCCCGGCAGCAATGGTTCTCGGCGTCGTCCTCGTCGCGAACGGCCTCATCCGGGACGCCGGCGTTCAGCTCTCTTGGCTCATCGGGATCAACATCACCAGAGACATTTATGCGGTTGAAGGGGAATTCGTCGCTACTGTACAGTCCTTTGCGACACCAGAACTGACGGCATTTTTCAGTTTCATGTACGTTTTCGGCTACGCGTTTTTGTTGACGTTTCCCGTTATCATGTACGTGTTCCACGAGGACAGAGTGCCGCTGATGACAACCATCGTGGCCTACAGTCTGAACTATGGACTGGGGCTCGTGTGCTACGTGGCGTTCATCGCTTACGGTCCACGGAATTTCATGCCTGAACTCGTCGACTCGCTCTTGTATGCGAGTTGGCCGCAGGCACAGCTTCTGACCAGCCAGGTGAACGTCAACACCAACGTTTTTCCATCCCTCCACACCTCGCTGGCGGCGACGGTTACCATCATCGCCTATCGGTTTCGGGAGCCCCACAGCCGGTGGGTACCGATCGCAGTGTTCTTCGCAACTTCAATTGGGCTCTCGACGATGTATCTCGGGATTCACTGGCTGATCGACGTCGTTGCGGGGGTGGTCGTGGCCATCATAAGCGTCGCCGCGGCGTTACGGATAACGGAAAAAAGCACGTCTGGTCCTCACCAGCTGGTCAGTCTACGGATGACGATCAACCGCTGGTTGAAGAATATCAACCGATAG
- a CDS encoding glutaredoxin domain-containing protein, with amino-acid sequence MLELYRLPGCPYCAKVVRILDGFDLEYKTHNVLPFRFLRFEVKSVSGQSGVPVLVDSEHGIEGMAESDDVVGYLEKTYS; translated from the coding sequence ATGCTGGAACTCTATCGGCTCCCTGGTTGTCCGTACTGTGCGAAGGTGGTGCGTATACTCGACGGGTTTGATCTGGAATACAAGACTCATAACGTCCTGCCCTTCCGGTTCCTCCGATTCGAGGTGAAATCGGTGAGTGGGCAGTCCGGTGTTCCGGTTCTCGTCGATTCCGAACATGGAATCGAGGGAATGGCCGAGAGTGACGACGTCGTCGGTTATCTCGAAAAGACGTACAGCTGA
- a CDS encoding amino acid permease, with product MGDEELAKDLGLISALTIGIGTMIGAGIFVLPGVAASTAGPVVVVSFVIGGLIAMVNALSVSELGTAMPKAGGGYYYVNRALGPLFGSIAGLGDWIGLAFASAFYSIGFGQYLTTLLPIPSVLFLSDIQVGALLAGVVFVGVNYIGAKETGGVQTVIVTVLLLILALFAIQGWLSFDLRTLLGDGGLAPLGYGAILPGTALIFVSFLGYAKIATVAEELKNPGRNLPLAVIGSVAIVTVVYAILVSIMLGVVPWPDLSQTAPLTQATQAAFPGGLAGVAVTVVTLGALLATASSANASILASARINFAMGRDRIVTNWLNQIHPSYATPYRSIVLTGAMIVVFIALLGQDIEVLAKAASVLHLVVYALMNAALIVFRETDPDYDPAFSVPLYPLTPILGMGLSVGLLAFVGQRELALSAVFVTVAVVWYFAYARRQTDRQGHLGRYILDREGELPPSVVDVAATVAPNGAGRDSDAPTTMVALSNPRTEHALVALAAALAKHEGGRLLATHVIQVPDQTSLAAAADQRRRISETSDQLLADARADADDLGVPIETRTILSHQGLDEVFDAARSHNVDRLIMGHRGTHLAGGRAEGRLDELIHELPCDVLVLDERGFDPTEILLPTAGGHSSDLSAEVARALQETVGANVAVLHVADDSTTGREFLEEWVTDHELDEVELLVETGDIETAIGNAATGRTLVIVGATERGLLSRIVGGSLTLSVLDDLDTAVLLAERPHARSIRERLLG from the coding sequence ATGGGCGACGAGGAACTCGCAAAGGACCTCGGACTGATCTCGGCACTGACCATCGGGATCGGCACCATGATTGGGGCCGGAATCTTCGTGCTCCCAGGGGTCGCAGCCAGTACTGCAGGACCCGTGGTCGTCGTCTCGTTCGTGATCGGCGGGCTGATCGCGATGGTCAACGCGCTGTCGGTGTCCGAACTCGGGACGGCGATGCCGAAAGCTGGCGGTGGGTACTACTACGTCAACCGGGCCCTGGGCCCGCTCTTCGGGTCGATCGCCGGCCTCGGCGATTGGATAGGGCTGGCGTTCGCATCGGCGTTCTACAGCATCGGCTTCGGCCAGTACCTCACGACGCTGCTCCCGATTCCAAGCGTCCTTTTCCTCTCGGATATCCAGGTGGGGGCGCTCCTCGCCGGCGTCGTTTTCGTCGGGGTCAACTACATCGGTGCCAAGGAGACCGGCGGCGTCCAGACGGTCATCGTGACGGTCCTGCTGTTGATTCTGGCGCTGTTCGCGATCCAGGGATGGCTCTCATTCGACCTCAGGACACTGCTCGGCGACGGCGGGCTCGCACCCCTCGGGTACGGCGCGATCCTCCCCGGAACGGCGCTGATCTTCGTCTCGTTCCTCGGCTACGCGAAGATCGCGACCGTCGCCGAGGAGCTGAAGAACCCAGGGCGGAATCTGCCGCTTGCCGTCATCGGGAGCGTGGCCATCGTGACGGTCGTCTACGCCATCCTCGTGAGCATCATGCTTGGCGTGGTCCCGTGGCCCGATCTCAGCCAGACGGCACCGCTCACTCAGGCCACTCAGGCCGCCTTCCCCGGTGGACTCGCCGGCGTCGCCGTCACCGTCGTGACGCTCGGTGCGCTGCTGGCGACGGCCTCCAGTGCGAACGCCTCCATCCTCGCCTCGGCGCGGATCAACTTCGCGATGGGTCGAGACCGGATCGTCACCAACTGGCTCAACCAGATTCACCCCTCGTACGCGACACCGTACCGGTCAATCGTCCTGACTGGGGCGATGATCGTCGTGTTCATCGCGCTCTTGGGGCAGGACATCGAGGTGCTCGCAAAAGCAGCGAGTGTCCTCCATCTGGTCGTCTACGCGCTGATGAACGCCGCACTCATCGTGTTCCGAGAGACCGACCCCGACTACGATCCGGCGTTTTCCGTCCCGTTGTATCCTCTCACTCCTATTCTCGGGATGGGTCTCTCGGTCGGACTGCTGGCGTTCGTTGGCCAGCGGGAACTGGCGCTGTCGGCAGTGTTCGTGACCGTTGCGGTGGTATGGTACTTCGCGTACGCACGCCGCCAAACAGACAGGCAGGGTCACCTCGGTCGATACATTCTGGATCGTGAGGGAGAACTGCCCCCGTCCGTCGTCGACGTAGCGGCCACCGTCGCACCAAACGGGGCGGGGAGAGACTCAGACGCCCCAACGACGATGGTGGCGTTATCGAACCCCCGGACAGAACACGCACTCGTCGCTCTCGCAGCAGCGCTCGCGAAGCACGAGGGCGGTCGACTTCTCGCGACTCACGTGATCCAAGTACCGGACCAGACCTCGCTGGCCGCGGCCGCCGACCAGCGCAGGCGTATTTCTGAGACCTCAGACCAGCTACTTGCCGACGCCCGTGCGGACGCCGACGACCTCGGGGTACCAATCGAGACACGGACGATCCTCTCGCATCAAGGGCTTGACGAGGTGTTTGATGCGGCTCGGAGCCACAACGTCGACAGACTCATTATGGGTCATCGAGGAACGCATCTCGCTGGGGGCCGCGCCGAAGGGAGACTCGACGAGTTGATCCACGAGCTGCCGTGTGACGTTCTCGTTCTCGACGAGCGGGGATTCGATCCGACCGAGATCCTCCTACCGACAGCAGGCGGTCACTCATCGGATCTGTCTGCAGAGGTCGCACGGGCACTTCAGGAGACGGTCGGTGCGAATGTCGCGGTTCTCCATGTGGCTGACGACTCAACGACGGGGCGAGAATTCCTCGAAGAATGGGTTACTGACCACGAACTCGACGAGGTCGAACTGCTGGTTGAGACAGGAGACATTGAAACCGCGATCGGGAACGCAGCGACTGGGCGAACGCTGGTGATCGTCGGAGCAACGGAACGGGGCTTACTCTCCCGAATCGTCGGCGGATCGCTTACGCTGTCCGTACTCGACGATCTCGACACGGCAGTATTACTCGCCGAACGGCCGCACGCTCGGTCCATCCGGGAGCGGCTGTTGGGCTGA
- a CDS encoding universal stress protein, which produces MVVLRHVAVPVANDEDVVETAAALEPYLDEIHRATLIHVIETRPGAVNKAPMEKRRDDAREFLSVFESRLDGRVIVDTRIVFGADVAETIVETADAVEATVIIFRSRGSGRLARLLTGNTTARLVNDPELPVLSLAEEQPHVLDSIQRTKRPDVEGT; this is translated from the coding sequence ATGGTTGTACTTCGGCACGTAGCCGTCCCCGTCGCGAATGACGAGGACGTTGTGGAGACGGCGGCAGCGCTTGAGCCCTATCTCGACGAGATTCACCGGGCGACGCTGATCCACGTGATCGAAACGAGACCTGGTGCCGTCAACAAAGCGCCCATGGAGAAACGTCGAGACGACGCTCGGGAGTTTCTCTCGGTGTTTGAGTCGCGACTCGACGGGCGCGTGATCGTCGACACACGAATCGTGTTCGGCGCTGACGTCGCCGAGACGATCGTCGAGACGGCAGATGCGGTCGAAGCGACGGTGATCATCTTTCGTTCGCGGGGGAGCGGGCGACTGGCTCGTCTGCTCACCGGCAACACAACTGCACGTCTCGTTAACGATCCGGAACTCCCCGTGCTATCGCTCGCAGAGGAGCAGCCTCACGTATTGGATTCGATTCAGCGGACGAAGCGTCCCGACGTAGAGGGCACCTGA